DNA sequence from the Nicotiana tomentosiformis chromosome 3, ASM39032v3, whole genome shotgun sequence genome:
TTGGTTTCTCAGGACCTAAGTACACATGGTGAAACAATTGGAGGCCTAGGAAAAGAATTTGGAAAAGACTGGATAGAGTCTTCATAAATGACAAATGGGCTCAAAGATTCCAAAAAAGTACTGTCAAACACTTAGTGAGAACTAGTTCTGACCACAGCCCTATACtcattaaatattttaatattgtCAACAATCACATAAAGTACTTCAAATTTCTCAACTTCTGAACTAAACATGATGGTTATTTCGAGCTTGTTAAGGAAGTATGAGACACTCAACTCAATGGTAACCATATGTGGAAGCTTCATACAAAGCTAAAGCTTCTTACCAAAAGACTCAGTCAGTGGTCAAGAGAAACTATTAGGAACATTCATGAACAAGTTATTAATTGGGAAGAAAAAGTGCAAAGGTTAGAAGAACTGGAGATTGCCAATAACACTGAGGCTGAGAGAACAGAGACCAATAAAGCTCATGCTGAATACATTAGGTTCATGACTATGCAAGATTCCCTAATCACCCAAAAGGCCAATTTCAATTAGTTTGAGGAGGGAGATTGAAATGCCAACTACTATCACAGTAAGATTGTAGAGAAAAGAAGAAGATTGCACCTGGATAGAATCAAGAATCATAAAGGAAAGTGGATTACAGGGGAGGATAAGATTTCTAAAGCTGCCATTAGACATTTTAATGGCCTTTTCAATCTACCGGCATCAAGTCTGGACCCTAGCATTCTGGAATGCATCACCAACAGGATTACAGATAAAGAGAATATCACCCTTAAAGACACTCCAACTGAAGAGGAAATCAAACATGCTGTCTTCAATTTATGTGCATATAGTGCTGCAGGACCAGACGACTATAATGGAACTTTCTTTCAAAGTTGTTGGGATATCATCAAGGAAGACATCATTGCATTTGTACTGGAATTCTTCAGAGGTAAGTCCCTTACTAAGttctacacacacacacacactagttTAGTTCTTATTCCAAAGAGTGATGCCTCCCCACTTTGAATGATTTTATACCTATTAGTCTCTTTAATTTCATAAACAAGATCATTTCTAAAATACTCTTTATCAAACTCAATCATTTTTAAGCAATTTGAATTCTTCTAATCAAAGTACTTTTGTTAAAGATAGATTGATTTCGGAAAATATTCTATTAGCGCAAGAAATTGTTCAATCTATTTCTCATACTAATAAGGGTGACAATGTTGTTATTAAACTAAATATAGTAAAAGCATATGATAGAATGTCATGGACTTTTGTTACCTCAGTTCTTTGGAAATTTGATTTCTGTGAACTGTGGTTTGACATGATTCTGAATCTCTTATCTGGCATTTGATATTCCATCATtgttaatgaaaataaaaaaaaggctCTTTTTACCTCCAATCAAGGACTAAAATAAGGAGATCCCCTTCCATCCTCTCTCTTTATTATTGATGCTGAAGTATTGAGTTGCTCTCTTAACAATCTTCTTTTGGATCGTAATTTTATTCCCTTTTCTATACCTAACAATGATCCTCTTATTAATCACTTGGTGTATCCTTACAATATTGTCATTTTATCTAGTGGCAATGGTAAATCTATTAGCCTCATCAAGAAGGTTATTAATAAATATGAAGCCAGCTTTGGCCAACTTGTGAACACTGATAAATATTTTTTCCTTACTGCCCCTATTTCTTGTGTTGTTAGAATTAATAGGATAAGGAATTGTACATGCTTTATGGATAAAGACTTTCCTTTTACTTATCTAGTTTGTCCTATTTATATTGGAAGGAAGAAGTTAGTGTATTTTAGTAATATGGTGAATAAAGTAATTAAAAAACTTAATGGCTGGCATGGTAAGTTGCTCTCGTATGGTGGTAAGGTGAATTTAATTAAGCATATGCTTCAATCTCTTCCTATATATACTCTCTGCCTTATTTCCTCCCAAAGGAACCTTTAATttgcttgaaaaatatttttccaatttCTTCTGGGGTTTCTCTGGAGACAAAAGGAAATACCATTGCAGATCATGGAAGAACCTTTGTTTTCCCCTGGATGAAGGGGCATTGATGTGAGAAGGATGGATGATATTGTTAACACTCTTTCAACTAAGAGGTGGTGGAGATTTATAACTATTCCATCTCTCTGGGCTACCTTCATAAAGGCATAAATATTATCCAAGATCTCATCCGGCAAGTAAGAAAAGGGCCTCTGATGACTCACATGTTTGGATAAAGATGATACAAGACAGAGACAAAGAAGAGCCTCACATTATTTGGCAGATTAACTCTGGGAATTCTAGTATGTGGTGGGACAAATGGACTGGTAAGGGTTCATTATCCTCACATATGCTTGGTCATAGCAGCCACAAAACTATTGTTAAAGAATTAATCCAAGATGGAATCTGGAATACCAACAAGCTCAAGGAATGGTTGCCAGATGATATGGTTCAACACATGATGAATATTCATATAGGAAAACAAGATATCATTGATCAAGATTTATGGGATCTCACCGATAATGGTAAGTTTTCCAACAAAAGTGCATTATGCTTCTTCaagaacacaaaaaataaggatcaTTTCCTTAGCAATGTATGGCATTTTGGTATTCCTTTTAAATTCTCATTCTTAACTTGGAGACTTTGGCTATCTAAGCTATCTTTTGATGATACTATTTTTAACTTTGGTAAgcaaattatttcaaaatataacTGTTGCACTAATCCTAAGCAAGAATCTATTCAACATTTTTTTGTGAAAAGTGATGCAACTAGGTACATTTAAAACTTTATTGGCTCCCTTCTGGGAATCAAACCAATGCAACTACCTATAAGAGGATTGTTGAATCAATGGTGGCAACAGAAATACAACAATGCTATCCATAAGAAAGTTcaccagatcactcctataattatATTCTGGAAAATTTGAAAAAACATTCGTTCTTGTAAATATGGAGATAAaaaaagattcaatttcttcaaaATGAGACATCAAGTATGCTGGAACATTCAGGCTGCTATCCATAGATTCTATACTAATTGCAAACTAACATTGCCTTGGGTCAATTTATGTGAGAAGATGATGAAATTACAACCTATTCTGGAGGCCATCATTGTATGCTGGGAGAAGCCTCATTGCAACTCCTTTAAACTCAATACAGATGGAAGCTTTTTAGAAGGAAATGACATTGCAGGCCTAGGTGTAGTTTTGAGGAATGATCAAGGCGACTTCATTATAGTTTTTTGTTTTCCACTGCAAACTGCAGCAGTCACAATTGTGCTGAAGCACAAGCGGCCTTTTTTGGGATCAACTGGTGTACCACAAATGGTTATTCTAACTTCACCATCGAACTCGACTCTACGTTGGTAACGGATATGCTCAAGGATGGGAAAACCAATAAATACAAACTAAAGAAAGTTATTGAGGACACTTCACATATCATGAACCAAGCCTATGTTATCCTATACACTACTTCAGGGAGGCAAACCAAGTGGCTGATCATCTCGCTAAGCTTGCCTTGTCCAGCTCTGTGAACAAGATTTTTCTCTCTTTTCAACAGTTTCCTAGTGGTTCCAAAGGCAATTTTTGTTCTTGGAGAGATTGAAAATCCCTACCATTAGAACAATATATGATAAGGCAATTTGTTTTTAGTTGAGCATGCTTAGTAGTTTTTTTTCAAATAGGGGAGTACCATTATTATACTTCTCCTGTTCTTTTTGAAGGACATCCTTTGTCCTTGTGTTTTAATCTTTGGAGGTAAAGCCACACGCCCCTCCATCATTTCAATATAATACAACACTCCTAGTTAACCTAGGgaattaatataaaaaaaaattattggaCACCAATTGGTATTCCGAGACTTTGAATAGGTCTATAttgttgaattgaacttgtgtgcaaaatttggaagtAATCCGAAGTTATTAAGTGTGATTCGGTGTCACGATCCCATTTTTCCTCCGTAGGAAGTTGtaatggtacctagtctctacaactaggtaagcctaatatttgataacaattaaacaaatGTAAATAACAAAATAATCAACCCAGTTTGATAAAATCATATAACTACTAAAAACAAAAATCTCAACCATACAATTTCCAAGAACTGTATGGAATAACTAAAGCATCTGGTACATCACTGTTTGCGAGAAAATACAATAGTAACTGAGAAAAAGGGAAGGGGACTTTGAGGCCTGCGGACACCGAgtaggcataccttgaagtcttcggtAAATGCAGCTAGCAGAAAAATCTCTATCTACCGGCACGAGTAGACGTACCTTGATCTGCATAAAACgatgtgcaaaagcatagtatgagtacaccacaacggtacctagtaagtatcaagcctaacctcggtagagtagtgacgaggccaggtcaagacacctactaggatatgaaatagatagtataaaataaaatacagataTAAAATGCAAAGTAAGAAAGCAACTAATACGGAACAATATGATAGCATGATCTAATATCGGAAAATCAACAGTAGAAATagcataaaagaagcaactaTAGGACTACAATGATCATGTACGGACAACAACTGATAGAACACTAAGGAATGAAATAACAGATATATTTCCCACCAAAACACTTTGCAAGGtgaaataacaacaagaatcacatcgaggtaccgcctcgtgtataacAAAATCAAAACCGAGGTATCACCTCGTATAAtaaagaatcacaactgaggtaccgcctcgtagtcactTTTCTTaattttcaatcacaatctttccttatactgccgcgtgagccttacatttgaaaatagattttgaaaatacttttcctgaaatagctacacgcactttagcccaccttatgacgcggtgtggcttcacgtagttcccctacaagcaatcacgcacataagtcccaccttataccgccgcatgcacatcaacccatACCTTATACCGTCGCATACGCATCAATAttatatcacaataacaacttgCACCACTAGTGCccacatatcacaatttgtcaacaacaacaatatcaatgtctATACAACAATAGcacatggctccaccacaacgtatacaagaataccaacaacaataatggatgaaaaatgctcaataagatagatgtttcaacaataaccagCATCGCCTCAATATATTAATGACTTTCACCAATTCAAccccaaataactcaacaatgagaaaattATGTATAACCACAATATTAGATAAGACTAGCTCACAATAGAGGAAATAATCTTCAATAATGAATCTCAAATAATGGGAGTCAACAAGTAAAGAGGGCAacatgaacaattaattcaaacaattatagataacaatgaagagataacatgtaacaataaaggggcaacaagttcaactaaagcatgagagcaatttagcAAGTAAGATGTAGAACAAATACTAAACAAGTCAACTAAGGTATTTAAGAATAatctaacacaattaaggatgatttgactatgagaatttagaacataatatatcatttcaattaaagcacgaaaatagtctaagtagcctaaaccggtcaaatactatGTACAACTTGTGtgcccactcgtcaccttgcgtacccAAATTttacttagcacaattgaatcaaacaataccaatcctaaggggtagttccccccacacgaagttaggcaagacacttacctcaactaggccaattcaacactcgaaaatagcttttcccttaaaatcgcCCTtcacatggctcaaatctaaccaaaattgactcaatattatcaaacaatgctaggaaaTTCAATTATAATAGATACAGTTAAGATTTTTACATTTTTCTCAAaaggtcaataaaagtcaacccgaggctcgcctggtcaaaacccgagtatatgtgattagttccgaaatccaagtccaaatcgactctcaaaactcaatttcttattttttaaaatcttGACAAAGTTAcataaatttctactttgattcacatgattttgatgttaaaatctaagatatattgatgaaatatgattataaatagattagaatcacttactcaagGTTTGTTGATGAAAACCCCCtatccaaatcgcctcctaccgagcctagggttcaaaaatgagagaatgaactcaaaaatcccgtccctcggctttttgatcagttgcatatgtcgcaattgtgaaccctcgcaattgctaacaaagcctcgcaattgcggcACTGAAGCTTGGGGaaacacttcgcaaatgcgaagactggATCGCATTTGCCACCACTGTTGCCCTCGCAATTACGAACATAGCCCATCCCAgaaaccttcgcaaatgcgaacactgtgTTCACAAATGTGAACCCAACAGACTTGgcctgccttcgcaaatgcgaaccaaaatcttgcaaatgcgagatcagaggcctgcaaaaAAACTAGCAAACTTAGATTTGTAACAACACTCCGCTaagcgtctgaa
Encoded proteins:
- the LOC108948077 gene encoding uncharacterized protein, which codes for MWKLHTKLKLLTKRLSQWSRETIRNIHEQVINWEEKVQRLEELEIANNTEAERTETNKAHAEYISKIVEKRRRLHLDRIKNHKGKWITGEDKISKAAIRHFNGLFNLPASSLDPSILECITNRITDKENITLKDTPTEEEIKHAVFNLCAYSAAGPDDYNGTFFQSCWDIIKEDIIAFVLEFFRDRLISENILLAQEIVQSISHTNKGDNVVIKLNIVKAYDRMSWTFVTSVLWKFDFCELWFDMILNLLSGI